The Cellulosimicrobium cellulans genome contains the following window.
GAGCAGGCGGACGTCACCGGCTGGGGGTTCGGCTGGCTCGACGGCCGTGCCACCGAGGAGCGCCCGCCGTGGCGCTTCGTGACGCTCCTGTCGCAGCACCTCGGGCGGACGGACGCGGCGCTCGACCTCGACACCGGCGGCGGGGAGGTCCTGGCCGAGGCGCTGGCGGCCGCCGCCGACCGCGGCGACGCGACCCCGACGACGCTCGTCGCCTCGGAGGGGTGGGCGCCCAACGCCGCGCGCGCCCGCTCGCTCCTCGCGCCGTGGGGAGGGCGCGTCGTCGTCCCGGTCGACGGCGTGCTCCCGGTCGACGCCGGATCGTTCGGCCTGGTCACCGCGCGCCACCCCGTCGCGCCCGCGTGGCCCGAGGTCCACCGCGTGCTGCGCCCGGGCGGCACGTACCTCGGGCAGCACGTGGGCCCGGGCTCGGCGTTCGAGCTCATCGAGGCGT
Protein-coding sequences here:
- a CDS encoding SAM-dependent methyltransferase encodes the protein MRPFDELITEAEQADVTGWGFGWLDGRATEERPPWRFVTLLSQHLGRTDAALDLDTGGGEVLAEALAAAADRGDATPTTLVASEGWAPNAARARSLLAPWGGRVVVPVDGVLPVDAGSFGLVTARHPVAPAWPEVHRVLRPGGTYLGQHVGPGSAFELIEAFLGPQPAARRGRDPQDEARQARTAGLDVVDLRTATCRMELHDVGAVVWLLRKCVWWVPDFTVDRYRGVLEDLDARVRVGARDDGTTSTPFVAHSTRHLVVARRAR